A single region of the Rhodococcus sp. W8901 genome encodes:
- the glmM gene encoding phosphoglucosamine mutase — MGRMFGTDGVRGLANAELTAELALKVAAAAAEVLAPPGSESARPVAVVGRDPRASGEMLEAAVTAGLTAAGVDVVLVGILPTPAVAYLTGAYGAALGVMISASHNPMPDNGIKIFAAGGRKLDDEAEDRIEAAIAAGPARRPTGAGIGRVDVAFDATSRYLAHLTSALDTRLDGLTVVVDCAHGAASTVAPDAYRNAGATVIAINADPDGLNINDGCGSTHLEALQRAVVEHGADIGLAHDGDADRCLAIDATGAVVDGDAIMTVLAIAMRDAGELVDNTLVATVMSNLGLHIAMREAGIALRTTAVGDRYVLEELRSGGFSLGGEQSGHVVLPRYGTTGDGVLTGLRLMARMADTGASIADLAGAMTALPQVLVNVRVADKSAVAAAPQVRSAVSEAEAELGDTGRVLLRPSGTEQLVRVMVEAADLEMAQRIAETLAEKVASA, encoded by the coding sequence ATGGGTCGTATGTTCGGCACGGACGGCGTGCGCGGCTTGGCGAATGCCGAGTTGACCGCGGAGTTGGCACTGAAGGTGGCCGCGGCCGCGGCCGAGGTGCTCGCACCGCCGGGATCCGAGTCGGCCCGGCCCGTGGCCGTGGTCGGTCGTGATCCGCGGGCGAGTGGCGAGATGCTCGAGGCGGCCGTGACGGCCGGACTCACCGCGGCCGGCGTCGACGTCGTCCTGGTCGGCATCCTGCCCACACCGGCGGTGGCGTACCTGACCGGCGCCTACGGGGCGGCGCTGGGCGTGATGATCTCCGCGTCGCACAACCCCATGCCCGACAACGGCATCAAGATCTTCGCGGCGGGCGGGCGCAAGCTCGACGACGAGGCGGAGGACCGGATCGAGGCCGCGATCGCCGCGGGACCCGCGCGACGTCCCACCGGTGCCGGTATCGGGCGTGTCGACGTCGCCTTCGACGCGACGAGTCGATACCTGGCCCACCTGACGAGTGCCCTCGACACTCGGCTCGACGGGCTCACCGTTGTCGTCGACTGCGCGCACGGCGCCGCGTCGACGGTTGCGCCCGATGCCTACCGCAACGCCGGTGCGACGGTAATCGCGATCAATGCCGATCCGGACGGGCTCAACATCAACGACGGCTGCGGGTCGACGCATCTCGAGGCGCTGCAACGTGCCGTCGTCGAGCACGGCGCGGATATCGGTCTGGCGCACGACGGCGACGCCGACCGCTGCCTCGCGATCGACGCGACCGGTGCGGTCGTGGACGGCGACGCGATCATGACGGTCCTGGCGATCGCGATGCGCGACGCCGGTGAACTCGTCGACAACACTCTAGTCGCGACGGTGATGAGCAACCTCGGCCTCCACATCGCGATGCGCGAGGCCGGGATCGCGTTGCGCACCACCGCTGTCGGTGACCGGTATGTGCTCGAGGAACTGCGCTCGGGCGGGTTCAGCCTGGGCGGTGAACAGTCGGGCCACGTCGTGCTTCCCCGCTACGGCACCACGGGTGACGGCGTGCTCACCGGTCTGCGGCTGATGGCACGGATGGCCGACACCGGTGCGTCGATCGCCGATCTGGCGGGCGCGATGACCGCGCTGCCGCAGGTGTTGGTCAACGTCCGGGTCGCTGACAAGTCCGCTGTCGCGGCCGCGCCGCAGGTCCGGTCGGCGGTGAGCGAGGCGGAAGCGGAACTCGGCGACACCGGCCGGGTGCTGCTGCGTCCCTCCGGCACCGAGCAGTTGGTGCGGGTCATGGTCGAGGCGGCCGATCTCGAGATGGCGCAGCGCATCGCGGAGACGCTGGCGGAGAAGGTGGCGTCCGCCTAG
- a CDS encoding N-acyl-D-amino-acid deacylase has translation MADVVAIDVAGVRATAQALQAGAELLTGVSRTVSECGFGSSDAGTTDTAREQAVRDGYARLARAIGAWAAGSADDASALRGTSDAYERQESANVVALGGR, from the coding sequence ATGGCGGACGTGGTCGCGATCGACGTTGCGGGGGTGCGGGCGACGGCGCAGGCGTTGCAGGCGGGAGCGGAGCTGCTGACCGGGGTCTCCCGGACGGTGAGCGAGTGCGGTTTCGGCTCCTCCGATGCCGGTACGACTGACACCGCTCGTGAGCAGGCCGTACGGGACGGCTATGCGCGGCTCGCGCGGGCTATCGGCGCGTGGGCTGCCGGTTCGGCCGATGACGCCAGTGCTCTCCGTGGTACCTCCGACGCGTACGAACGTCAGGAGTCGGCGAACGTCGTCGCGCTGGGTGGGCGGTAG